GTTTATAGCATCTCAATGTATAAACTGGGCACTGAATCTATACATGGAGTTCATGAATAGGTCAAAGTCAGGCATTAATTTGATAGGGAAAGGTCACGCATTATAAATTATGGAGTTCACAAATAGGTTAATATGAGACAATAATATAGGCCAACATTTCAGAATGTCATTGAACCTTTTATAAATGGCAAACTCACCTAAAACACTACATTCACATCCACCAAATATCATCCCACATAATAACAGCATGAATCAAAATGTAAACTTACAGGAAGCCCACATCTGTTTAACGCGGTAGCTGTCGTCAATATTGCCCACCTGCCAAGGATTGCAATATTTCGCTCACCAACAGCATTCTTCATGCAATTATTGGTTGCTAGCATTAGACAATACAGACCAACGTTTGGGTCTGAGAAAGCAACACCATTGGACGAAAGTATATGCTTCTCAGTTGCCGAATTTATTTGGAAACCAAGCATGTGTATTAAAGAAAGAGAGTAATTCCCCAGCTCCCACTGCAAATCAAGGAGAGTCATTTGTAAGGTATGACATCTGAAAAACCATGGATATGACATATACCGTAGTAGTGTCTTCTTAATAAAAATTCTTATGttaaaactatttaaaatcaAGGCACCTCCAAAAGGCTTGCTAACCAATAATCGTCCTTCTCAATTGCAAATGGTAGCATAAACTTTGTAATTAAGTGTCTCTCTAGTGGTCCACCACGCCCCTCAACAAGCCGACAAATCACTAACGCAAGCTGTTCATCGCCAAGGTTCTTTGCACAAATATTGACAGCAGAAGAAGTATCACCTCCAAGCAGAAAGAAAGCAATAGCTAATTCCAGTTGATGTCTCCCCATTAAGACATATGCATTCTTCAAAGCAGCTGCCTTATTTTTCTCCTCCTGTAAGAATAAAATGTGGATGCATGTTAAGACAACCTACCATCAAATGATTAGCCTGACATCGGGCGGGGGGAGATATGTATCAGACTCGCACCAAGAAATGAAGACAAGAAAAGTCACAACAAGGACGAAGACCTCAAGAAGAAATATTTCTAAAGTTTTCTTCTCCATATTCTTGTAAGTAAATGTATACATACATAACCAGACTATAACTTAACCTGAAAATTACGTGAAAGAAATCCAACAAGGGGCTTATCCTTCTCATCCTTGCTAATTTTGAAAAGGCCAGACAAAACTTGAATTCTATTCAGTGCTATGTATAGCAATGCACAATCTTTAGGATCTTTCCTTTTTAGATACTGCAATCTTGCCAGTTTCTCCATCTACAGtgagtaaaaaaaaaccctcgAGTCAGTCAAAGCTGCATAACATCATGAAGAGAATTTTAATCTTTATATTTCTAGCACAAATAATGAAGCTGCATAAAGTCTTCAGAGATCTTAAACATAATGATAAGTAGATAACCAAAAATACtgcacaaaaataaagattaaaCAAAATAACTGCCTTTTGAAACTTATCATTGCTTATGGGAAATCAATTTCTTTTCCCTTGGTACACTGGTCAACACCATGCATATGTATCCTACGAAAATGAATGGACACCAAACAGGTTTAGCTActatgcttttttttaaatttaattttatttaattttctgtttttttttttttttggggccaGATAACAGCTTCGGaaattggaaagaaagaaCCAACTTTTCTGGTGACATAAAAAGAGTGCTATTTTCCTAGTTTAGTGCATTAAGAAATAttaagaataataaattaaagtattACCCTTGAACGCAATTGTGCTGTATTTGTAAACCAAAATCCAATACCCAGATTCCGCATTTCTTGCCAAGATGGATCATTAGGTAGGAAAGACCCAAATAAGTTTTCCTGGCAATCAGAGTGGTAGGCCCATCCAATCAACTTGGAGTCAACAACCAACTCCTCCACAGATGCCAATCTACCATGCTTTCTGAAAGAATGTAGTTGCTGAAACCTCAATGCAACCCAAAACCTACAAAGAATGAATATGTAAGAATAAAATAACagaaatggagaaaaaaagaagttaaaacaATTTTAGAATCATTCTCAAGAATAATGATATCAAAAGTAcagtaaattaaacaatttaaagaaaattatgggCAAATGGTATAGTTATATGCAACACTACTAGATGAAAATAGTTCACCATAGCTCAAATGTTTATAGTTGGATAATTTTACCTAACTTAAACAAAGAGatctttcaaaattttaccaaaaccTGTAAGGGACTACAACATCCCCAAATGTCAGATTTGTGGCATGTAACCACCCCAAGAATATAAAGGTTTGAATGACAGTTTTTAAGGGCAAACAATGATGCAAGACTATTTctataatgaaaataaaaataaacatgagATTCATGTAAACCACAAGCTAATCAAGGTTAACAAATCCTTGAATTCTTTACAAACTGCATCCTACATTTGGATATCTTCCTTAGTGTGCATCCTACACAGGACAGGAGCAGAATAAAACAACTGGATATACCTTTTATCTTAGTTCCATTCCACCCTTTCTAGCAAAACAGGACTGGGAATGCATAGTCTTCAGTAGTCAACAGGTTATCTAATCAAAAGTTTAATTCACTAAACATTTCATTCTAAGGAAAAAAGACCAGAACATAAAACAACATGAACCTAGTACGTAAAATCTTTCAGCAGATCTTCTTTAAGAATCACAAAATCTCACAAAATCTCCGGAAAGTATCCGTAATTCCAGTAACATGCATTCACTGCTTTTTGAGAAGCATAGGGCATTTGGTGGGGAAGAAGGCAGAAGCTTTAACAAATTGTTTGTATTGGCTGAGTTTTGTAGGGTGTGTATGGAACAAAATATAAGGGTCTCTAAAAAGTATAGAGGGGAGGGTGCAGAGGTATTGTGGGATAGTTATCCGTTTTGGTTTCTTTAGGGTTTTGGGACATACCATTTTGTCTAGGTATGCAAATTGGAAGGCTGTTGTCACTTAAAATCCAGTTTTGCTTGTTTTGATGTAAAGTAATTATACTGTATTTTAGCTAGAAATTAGAGTTTGTTCactgttttgttttcagtGGACAGCTTGTCCACTGTGAATGCACCTTTAgttatatttgaaaaaatgatTCACATAGAAAATACAGAAAGGATGTAGTCAACAAAAGTCAGAGTTACCTCCGTCCAGGTTCATCAAGACTTTCATATGCAGAACCAGAGTGTGAATTAGTCATTTCAATAAGAAGATCTATAATAGAAAGAATTTGAATCTTCTCCATGTCACTTATAGCCGCTGACTTGTATAACTTCTCAAAAGGCTCAACAAAGTCACTAAGTTCAGTTTTTGTTGAGGATGAATTCAACTGATTACTGGAAGCATAGGAGTCCAAACTGTATGTAAATTGGTCCAAGTTTCTTTGAAACTGAGAAGATGAAGTAACTAGAGAAGCATCACCGCTCCATTGAAATCCTCTGTCATTTGAATATACTGAGATACGTGCATCAAAAAAACTTGACAAAGGAATTTGTGGAACACAAATGCTACATTTTGCAGGGCTATACTTCCTCTCAGGAGAAGAattagaagaaagaaactcaTTAAGATGCCTCAGAGCAATGTAAGCACGCTTCCAATTTCCTAGACACATTACAGATTCCATGTTTATTaacataattaaatattagaaaCACGCttacttgaaaagaaaaaaaaaagtgatctAAGAAGTCCAAACAGGCAACATTAGGAAACTGCTAACAGAGAAAAAACAGACACGCAGAGAGGtagggagggaggagagagagggggcaGTGGATGGAAGATTTTAACCAGTATTACATAACTCAGTTGAACATCTGAATTTAAAAATGGTATTCTAGTTCTTGGTTTCTAACACGATATGCTACTTCACCAAAATAAGTAAACTACTGAAATAATACCTGAATAGATATTCATAAAGAGGGCCTCTGGGTGATAAACTGGCAGAGATCCATTTAACTTCTCGATCACTTCATGCATGTTCCATAAACCTAGCTTGGTAGCCGAACCACACTTCAGTTGAGCCCTTGCTAAAAACAAGCTGCTGGACAGATAATCCTTTTTCAAATCAATCTCCAATGGTATACCGGACTTGCAATCTCTTCTACTGTCACCAAGTAATATTTTCTTGAATTGATCAAGTCCACAATCAATGAACACCGTAGAATCAATATCTTCTTCCATTCTACCCAAATAATCCGGGCAATTTGGATCGACATTAGCAAGATGTTTCTTATTTATAGGGAACAGCCACTGACTATTTACACAAAAGTAACTATTGTGAACAAATATAGCCGTTGCTCTGGGGCCCCAAAAGAAGTCATAAATGGGAGGGAAAGTACGAGTAGACGCAATGCAAACCCAGATGTCctttttcaataattttcCAGAGTTTAATAAAGTCTGACCACCACAACGCTGCTGAGAATATACTTGCAACTGATTCTGTGTGCAGGCTCCAAGCAGTAACTGACCATTTCCACAGTATAGCCAATTTAAAGCAACAAGATCTTGACCAAAGGATAATGTATCCTCTAACATAAAAGTCCCCGCATCTGCAAGGAGTACAGGGTCCCATATACGAAGATTACTAATAGTATTTGAAGGAAGCTCCTTGCAGATGGTTGCTATCTTACGACCACAATCCGATAAGCATATAGAGCTAATGGGTCCTTGATGTGCCACTAACATACCCACAAGTTCCCATGGAATTTGAGGTGTTGATGGCTTATCCATGTTACTCCTCCACAATTTCAAGCTACCATCAGAGCAGCCTGTAGCCAGTATATATGGAGGACAGCATCGATCAATAGTAGAAGCCAAACTTTTTTCTATACGGATCAATCTACCCGGACAGACCACAGCAAAACTTGAAACATCATCATGCGTGTGAGGATCTGGTATCTTTGACGAACAAGGTTTTACATTAAGACAATATCTTTCATTGGCAAAAGTAGTTTCAAATCGCCACATACTGCCTTCAGGAGCACTTCCAGCATCAAATTGACACTCACAGTAGCTTCTTGATAAATCAAAAGAATGCAAGGTGATTTCCCAAGAAAGAGCCTGAAACCCATTCATCCATACACCCAAAAGCATAAATTTATtagattttagggttttatgACAAGTCGAAGGCAAAGGAATTGAAAAGATACTAGTGGGACCATTCTCATATGGACCATGACCTGTAAAAGGTATTGTGCATAAGTAGTGACACTCTATACTTTCTTCCTCATTATGATGGAATTTTACAACAAAGCAATCAACGCCTCCAGCATGTCCCATAAGAAGAACAACTGCTTCATTTACTATTGACGGTGCCCACCTCAAGCTTGTATATTTGGAACATGATCCTTGTGTTACAAGTTTCCCACAAAGCTCCCATGTTGGAATTAGTGTTGGACGGCCCAAAATGCAGTTGGAAATGgtagaaaaaaaccaaaatagaaGCAGTCCACAAGAATCTAGAGAGACAGCCAATTCAACTTCGCAGCTATAAGGATGCACAGCTACTTGTAAGATTCTTCCAGCATGACCATCCAAATTCAAGAGTCCACCAGCTGAACATGATAAGATGTTCCCAGTACCAGAATTATTAAGGGATATATCCTCGGCATTATTTGAAGTTTGAGTATATAATTGTGACCAAACCAAGGAATTACAAGGTAATAACTGAACAAAAGAACATAATGTTGGTGGACCAGACAAGCAGTTCCTCGAGATAACAACTTTATTAAGAGGTATTCCATCTTTATAATTAGAAAGTCCCCCCTTTAGCCCTTGTAGTTTTTGTGTCTTCCATAAGGTGACCCGCGGAAATCTTATTGGGGAGACATCATCAAGACAGTGTATAGCCCAGAAATTGACCAACATTCCAGGGCCAGACCCAATTAACCACTCACAGTTACCAGGTTGATCTTGCTCATAACCTTttccaaagaaaatttgtttAGCTCCCTCACTAGTTTTATGTACACCCCCAATTTCTGTGGCCCACATCAGATATATATCAGTGCCTAGAATCCCATTCAGTGCCTGATTTATCTCAATTACAGCGGCTACAGAAAATGAACACCTCATTGTTTTGTGGTCATTAATGTCCTTACCAACTTTTCTTCCCCTTCCATCATCAACCTCGCACCATAACCTTGCAGTTCCATCTGCGCTACACGTGAGTAACACTTGCCTCGGTGGATGTTTTGCATCTCTATTTAAACTTCCTGTTAATGGCCTCCATTGAATCATTGAGATCAGATGAGGATGATGTAGCTCGGATGTCAAAAAACCAGATTTTCCAACACGTTGGCATACTAGCACACATTTGCTAGCCTTATTGGTCAACAATCCTTCAGTCTGATAAGCTGCAGTTGCAAAAGGTCCTTCAACAGACCACGTTGCAGAGACCATACTTTGTGGCATGTCTGCTTTAAACTTCCAAGCAATTTCCCAAGACCTGCCATTTCTTTTCCACAAAACCACATCAATTCCACCGGCAATAATTCCATCCCCTGAGCCCGTCCATCTCATTGCCTCGACCTTTGTAGATTGTACAAGTACTGCATTCTGGCTCCAACAAAAAGAACCTGAATATGAGTAAAAAGATTTGAAATTTAAGACATACAAACCAAATTAAGAACAGAATCCAGATGCACTgcatataaattatttaaggaaTGCAGAAAACCATAATAATTTCAACTAGTTATAATCAAAAGGTCACTTTGTTTTTTCCTCATTCGTCTTCTCATAAACCAAACTGAAAATTATAACATTTATCCTCCTTACTATACATGCAAATTCCAGCTGCCAATTCAGAATCTCAACATTTCGCCTCATTTTCTATCTCAATTTTCTTAGCTACCAATCAGGAAACATGGAACTTTTACTGCAGACAGTTACACACCTTCTGTTACTAGACATTCACTCAAGTCTTGCTGTCAATTCAAAACCTTTAACATTTCACCCCATTTCTCAGTAACCAAACTAAAACAACCTCCAACCCTCACGCACCTTTGGACCTGGCCGAATCATGCGAGAACACCCAAACGCAATTCTCAGCCGCGGCAGCTAGCTCACCGATCGAGGGCGTGGACGGGGACCAAGAGACGGCTTCGACTGCCGACGAGGGGTCGCCGGAGAGCTCGAAGATTTGACGGAAAATGGGTCCTATTACAGTTTCGGCATCGGAGAGTGGGGAGGGGAAGTGGGAGATCACTAGGAGCGAGGAGGCTCCGTAGGCGACCCATGAGAGGTCTAGAAAGTCCGGCAGCCAGTCGAGGGTGCATCCGGGTGGATCGGATCGGGTCGGGGCGGGAGGAGTTGGGTCGGATGGTAGGAATTGGAGAGGAAGGTGGTGGGTGGGGTCCACGGCTGAGGGTAGGTCTACGTCTGGCATTGGGTTTTTGGGTTTCAGAGGACAAAGTGAGTGaagaacagaagaagaaggaagaaggaagaaggaagaacGCAGAGGTTTAAGGACCAGAGCAGAGCACACGGTAAAATGTGCGCGTGCGTGTATTTGTTGCACGAAGATAACGACGTCGTCTGCATCAAACGACACAAAGAAAATTGCATcctccaaccaaaaaaataaaagggttaATTACAATTTAGTACCTTACATTTACACTCAGACATGTTAGTCtctatcttttaaatttttacaaTCACATATcctgaatttttaaatttgttataatGTGGTTCCGTCGTTAGGGATTCTGTTACATCTCTCCGTTAGTTGCCTACGTGGCATTTATAAGTcccaacattttctttttttaattttaaattgattaatgtatgaataaaatataatttttttgaaaaaattgaagaaaaagaggagaaaaaaaaaatcttagtTTATGCAACTAGGGTTTATATGGAAgaccaaaatttttaaaatattatcttaGTTCTTCTCCCCCTTTCCCCATGACCACCACACCCTTCTCCCCCCTTCCTTTTCCCTTTATTCACATCCTTACTCTTCAATATCGAAACAATTGATGTCATAAAGAAATTCTCCAGGGTACCAATTTTTGGCAAATCAGTATGATGGTCctctttaataaaaattgGTCCAGCCAAGCACAAAGCGCACTTCATCTTGTTCCAATACACAAAGGGGCCTAAGTTATAATAGTTTGTCAAGGTCCGTATCTGTTCAGAAACAACATTAGTAACCTGTCGTTCATAATTGGTAGCTATTCCTTTAAGAAACTTACATGCAGTCCTCCTCATAATATGAATATCACATTCCATATCCCTCTTAATGAACTCAATATAGTTCACCTTAAACAGTTCTTCATCCTCATCCCTCAACCTCACAATTGAGATCACAATGTCCTGACAAATCTGTGTTATCATTAAATGTCCAGCAAAAAGATTATGATCCATGCTTGTGCTAAGGGTGGTCAAAAAATTAATAGTAGTAAGAGCTACACGATCACGGCTAGACACCTTAGACACATTCAACAATAATTTCCACACATCAATAGCAAAATCATTCCACGAGGTTTGAAAGTTTTTCCCCTCATTCTGAATACAAAGGTTAGCAACCTTGCACACGGTTGCGCGCAACTCATCAACCAGGGCAAGCCCATCAATACTACttgacaggacccaacccaatttccactttggaattcgagccaagtcccgtgcgtgtccgacacttggcaaatgtcgggcacaaaggacctttttacccttcttgcttcaattcttctttaaaattcccttagaattctgccgaaaattcggcagagtctcccctgtattttgaccattccCAAAACTTTAcacctgttaaacattcaactaatccacaccaactgccagaataattcaaataataaaatcccaactccagtttttcagtttcaatgagatatcagagcatttcctAAAGTTCAAGGTTTCAGGGATTTTCTATAAACTCTACCTGACTTGAagcgcggaagctatgactggcccggtggtggatctcgcgtacctctatggcctgggggcgaaaaacagttcgaaaaatgtgagtggaccaaaaataatgttcttcaaagcaattctcataaacataatatcccccattgtaaaaaaaaaaaatttaactaaataaaactgaatacttaccttctacatcacgcatagtcaattcaaggcattctatatcagtcatattcaagctcgaaagtttcatacaaaacccactgaattcaaagctttcataaaagtactgaaatcaattgcgtataaaaactctgtactcagacctttcataattgaataaatataaagggatctatgtccaaaaaaatcagaaaaactgatttataatagctgaaaatcaacatttaataaagaaactcagaatcctttgaaaataccaccagtatgtacccctgtcatttccgtcaattccctggcaggtctcgggcgtcacacagacttacccgagccgcaaactggcgaaatcaggggactatgatcagcctgtcccgccggcagattcctcgatgacaccaagtcaactcgagtcgctctggcaggatgcaggggaccgtagtcagcctgatccgcaatcctggcaggtctcggggacataaagtcagccgagccgcaatcctggcaggtctcgggacaccaagtctgccgagccgcaaatcctggcactcacggtccgagcgtccccgaaactcgtgaggcaaagtcaagtgcactgactgaactataatcagactggatgtccgtagacatcggtccgactctgggtaatcaccataaagaaaatgggtacaaggtgggtttaaaatagattcctttagaaaatccgattaaaactgaaatctcaaattgtgctgctgtctcatctgatttcaacctcaaactctgtttctataacttttaaataagcagcacatatttataaaactgttactgtactgatcaagtttagaaccgtaataaaacttactcaagatcaaataaagaaacttattcaaataaattcatttctaaaaacatatttatataaaatcaatataaactcatttataaaacttatttatataaaagcacatcaatcattcatgaaatctgatttatgaaagaaggtccactcactgatggtccgagctacttcgatccctcagaggtctccttttaaaatcctgtcgggctcctggtgcctgattaccccgaaagattaaattaataaactgctgaataaaacgaaattcaactaaacaccctgcccccggctcctaaaaatacgtgcttttcaaCTCAAATTACTCCTATACCCACATTAGCATTTTCAGACAGTTGGACCAGTTTTTGGGAGGTCCGATACTCAGCTAAACGataactgtcagatcggccgacccgggacccgtggggtccacggtctccgatggccaatctggactTCCCTGAAGATTTCTCATAggacgggaaccatgttctgcgaatttggcccgaaacggacggtcggattggccaaaatcgcgttatcgcttaaaaccctaaccctagccccagggttcgcgattccggagtatccgggactccgattcgcaatccgtcgaatcctacgcgatcctgaaatcacgtagaccgacatatccaaaattcagcgcgatccaatgATCACATGACACTGCATCCACGGACcgcgcaatatggaaaatccgttc
The Prunus dulcis chromosome 2, ALMONDv2, whole genome shotgun sequence DNA segment above includes these coding regions:
- the LOC117617618 gene encoding uncharacterized protein LOC117617618 isoform X2, encoding MIRPGPKNAVLVQSTKVEAMRWTGSGDGIIAGGIDVVLWKRNGRSWEIAWKFKADMPQSMVSATWSVEGPFATAAYQTEGLLTNKASKCVLVCQRVGKSGFLTSELHHPHLISMIQWRPLTGSLNRDAKHPPRQVLLTCSADGTARLWCEVDDGRGRKVGKDINDHKTMRCSFSVAAVIEINQALNGILGTDIYLMWATEIGGVHKTSEGAKQIFFGKGYEQDQPGNCEWLIGSGPGMLVNFWAIHCLDDVSPIRFPRVTLWKTQKLQGLKGGLSNYKDGIPLNKVVISRNCLSGPPTLCSFVQLLPCNSLVWSQLYTQTSNNAEDISLNNSGTGNILSCSAGGLLNLDGHAGRILQVAVHPYSCEVELAVSLDSCGLLLFWFFSTISNCILGRPTLIPTWELCGKLVTQGSCSKYTSLRWAPSIVNEAVVLLMGHAGGVDCFVVKFHHNEEESIECHYLCTIPFTGHGPYENGPTSIFSIPLPSTCHKTLKSNKFMLLGVWMNGFQALSWEITLHSFDLSRSYCECQFDAGSAPEGSMWRFETTFANERYCLNVKPCSSKIPDPHTHDDVSSFAVVCPGRLIRIEKSLASTIDRCCPPYILATGCSDGSLKLWRSNMDKPSTPQIPWELVGMLVAHQGPISSICLSDCGRKIATICKELPSNTISNLRIWDPVLLADAGTFMLEDTLSFGQDLVALNWLYCGNGQLLLGACTQNQLQVYSQQRCGGQTLLNSGKLLKKDIWVCIASTRTFPPIYDFFWGPRATAIFVHNSYFCVNSQWLFPINKKHLANVDPNCPDYLGRMEEDIDSTVFIDCGLDQFKKILLGDSRRDCKSGIPLEIDLKKDYLSSSLFLARAQLKCGSATKLGLWNMHEVIEKLNGSLPVYHPEALFMNIYSGNWKRAYIALRHLNEFLSSNSSPERKYSPAKCSICVPQIPLSSFFDARISVYSNDRGFQWSGDASLVTSSSQFQRNLDQFTYSLDSYASSNQLNSSSTKTELSDFVEPFEKLYKSAAISDMEKIQILSIIDLLIEMTNSHSGSAYESLDEPGRRFWVALRFQQLHSFRKHGRLASVEELVVDSKLIGWAYHSDCQENLFGSFLPNDPSWQEMRNLGIGFWFTNTAQLRSRMEKLARLQYLKRKDPKDCALLYIALNRIQVLSGLFKISKDEKDKPLVGFLSRNFQEEKNKAAALKNAYVLMGRHQLELAIAFFLLGGDTSSAVNICAKNLGDEQLALVICRLVEGRGGPLERHLITKFMLPFAIEKDDYWLASLLEWELGNYSLSLIHMLGFQINSATEKHILSSNGVAFSDPNVGLYCLMLATNNCMKNAVGERNIAILGRWAILTTATALNRCGLPLEALEYLSSLPTIRGDTDERGMSDLGHSENLHAILNPSPINSFNWLSSYVAFDLEFQGKLDLTLQYLSKLVREHPSWVDIAFGSSEASTCVKGYENHEYVKVLESFQQKLYTAVHLLEQKFSVVPFHLISLILILLQDHGLWFVGFDILHGYTSQHQELDKTQTVDRFLSYALMHKPLLKATRETSLLFSRVIGACGITCSILKSHYIEKNVSGDSRSMRSDSLGYYFQGLTLSLQSLRAALRFAFFSSTEDLTMKPLAVIDLIEYYVQLAYAWHRKNSKVLLLLVQPLMITFTNGHTPYEVDMMTLKKLLPQIQEVVAQNVSSDNVGLQVSQDRNITHSIPEDERWQIIGACLWQHISRLMKHKLNLLSYKLDDGCFSGIPDRKHFSRLPSFENLQSDSNSVNELIELVSLSLLKLLKPTLAHVASYYVKQLASLLQHKMDYGLHVRTLVWLEESNQSQTRALNQHLNQDIVKLDTIDERHESDMLWVTCADPKMISESFAEEKINWSHSLDRKPSKEWSNICRGITTVDETEEIPNHEVSLNSSSASTEAGSPAKSIFRGGHSFLGAWQKDTTLTKEVTHFLNPKEIYKRNGELLEALCLNSIDQGQAALASNRKGILFFNWKDDVSFGDHSDYIWSEADWPLNGWAGSESTPAPTCVSPGVGLGSKKGAHLGLGGATVGVGSLTRPGRDLTGGGAFGIPGYAGIGASGLGWETQEDFEELVDPPATVENANTRAFSSHPSRPFFLVGSSNTHIYLWEFGKDKTTATYGVLPAANVPPPYALASISALQFDHCGHRFATAALDGTICTWQLEVGGRSNIGPTESSLCFNSHASDVAYVTSSGSIIAVAGFSSNNVNVVIWDTLAPPTTSRASILCHEGGARSLSVFDNDIGSGSISPLIVTGGKGGDVGLHDFRYIATGRSKRHRHSDKGEQVMKTSSNIDVHPGNGTKLGEQNQNGMLWYIPKAHSGSVTKISIIPNTSLFLTGSKDGDVKLWDAKRAKLVYHWPKLHERHTFLQPSTRGFGGVVQAAVTDIKVVSHGFLSCGGDGTVKLVQLKDHQHQT
- the LOC117617618 gene encoding uncharacterized protein LOC117617618 isoform X3 — translated: MRWTGSGDGIIAGGIDVVLWKRNGRSWEIAWKFKADMPQSMVSATWSVEGPFATAAYQTEGLLTNKASKCVLVCQRVGKSGFLTSELHHPHLISMIQWRPLTGSLNRDAKHPPRQVLLTCSADGTARLWCEVDDGRGRKVGKDINDHKTMRCSFSVAAVIEINQALNGILGTDIYLMWATEIGGVHKTSEGAKQIFFGKGYEQDQPGNCEWLIGSGPGMLVNFWAIHCLDDVSPIRFPRVTLWKTQKLQGLKGGLSNYKDGIPLNKVVISRNCLSGPPTLCSFVQLLPCNSLVWSQLYTQTSNNAEDISLNNSGTGNILSCSAGGLLNLDGHAGRILQVAVHPYSCEVELAVSLDSCGLLLFWFFSTISNCILGRPTLIPTWELCGKLVTQGSCSKYTSLRWAPSIVNEAVVLLMGHAGGVDCFVVKFHHNEEESIECHYLCTIPFTGHGPYENGPTSIFSIPLPSTCHKTLKSNKFMLLGVWMNGFQALSWEITLHSFDLSRSYCECQFDAGSAPEGSMWRFETTFANERYCLNVKPCSSKIPDPHTHDDVSSFAVVCPGRLIRIEKSLASTIDRCCPPYILATGCSDGSLKLWRSNMDKPSTPQIPWELVGMLVAHQGPISSICLSDCGRKIATICKELPSNTISNLRIWDPVLLADAGTFMLEDTLSFGQDLVALNWLYCGNGQLLLGACTQNQLQVYSQQRCGGQTLLNSGKLLKKDIWVCIASTRTFPPIYDFFWGPRATAIFVHNSYFCVNSQWLFPINKKHLANVDPNCPDYLGRMEEDIDSTVFIDCGLDQFKKILLGDSRRDCKSGIPLEIDLKKDYLSSSLFLARAQLKCGSATKLGLWNMHEVIEKLNGSLPVYHPEALFMNIYSGNWKRAYIALRHLNEFLSSNSSPERKYSPAKCSICVPQIPLSSFFDARISVYSNDRGFQWSGDASLVTSSSQFQRNLDQFTYSLDSYASSNQLNSSSTKTELSDFVEPFEKLYKSAAISDMEKIQILSIIDLLIEMTNSHSGSAYESLDEPGRRFWVALRFQQLHSFRKHGRLASVEELVVDSKLIGWAYHSDCQENLFGSFLPNDPSWQEMRNLGIGFWFTNTAQLRSRMEKLARLQYLKRKDPKDCALLYIALNRIQVLSGLFKISKDEKDKPLVGFLSRNFQEEKNKAAALKNAYVLMGRHQLELAIAFFLLGGDTSSAVNICAKNLGDEQLALVICRLVEGRGGPLERHLITKFMLPFAIEKDDYWLASLLEWELGNYSLSLIHMLGFQINSATEKHILSSNGVAFSDPNVGLYCLMLATNNCMKNAVGERNIAILGRWAILTTATALNRCGLPLEALEYLSSLPTIRGDTDERGMSDLGHSENLHAILNPSPINSFNWLSSYVAFDLEFQGKLDLTLQYLSKLVREHPSWVDIAFGSSEASTCVKGYENHEYVKVLESFQQKLYTAVHLLEQKFSVVPFHLISLILILLQDHGLWFVGFDILHGYTSQHQELDKTQTVDRFLSYALMHKPLLKATRETSLLFSRVIGACGITCSILKSHYIEKNVSGDSRSMRSDSLGYYFQGLTLSLQSLRAALRFAFFSSTEDLTMKPLAVIDLIEYYVQLAYAWHRKNSKVLLLLVQPLMITFTNGHTPYEVDMMTLKKLLPQIQEVVAQNVSSDNVGLQVSQDRNITHSIPEDERWQIIGACLWQHISRLMKHKLNLLSYKLDDGCFSGIPDRKHFSRLPSFENLQSDSNSVNELIELVSLSLLKLLKPTLAHVASYYVKQLASLLQHKMDYGLHVRTLVWLEESNQSQTRALNQHLNQDIVKLDTIDERHESDMLWVTCADPKMISESFAEEKINWSHSLDRKPSKEWSNICRGITTVDETEEIPNHEVSLNSSSASTEAGSPAKSIFRGGHSFLGAWQKDTTLTKEVTHFLNPKEIYKRNGELLEALCLNSIDQGQAALASNRKGILFFNWKDDVSFGDHSDYIWSEADWPLNGWAGSESTPAPTCVSPGVGLGSKKGAHLGLGGATVGVGSLTRPGRDLTGGGAFGIPGYAGIGASGLGWETQEDFEELVDPPATVENANTRAFSSHPSRPFFLVGSSNTHIYLWEFGKDKTTATYGVLPAANVPPPYALASISALQFDHCGHRFATAALDGTICTWQLEVGGRSNIGPTESSLCFNSHASDVAYVTSSGSIIAVAGFSSNNVNVVIWDTLAPPTTSRASILCHEGGARSLSVFDNDIGSGSISPLIVTGGKGGDVGLHDFRYIATGRSKRHRHSDKGEQVMKTSSNIDVHPGNGTKLGEQNQNGMLWYIPKAHSGSVTKISIIPNTSLFLTGSKDGDVKLWDAKRAKLVYHWPKLHERHTFLQPSTRGFGGVVQAAVTDIKVVSHGFLSCGGDGTVKLVQLKDHQHQT